The Candidatus Desulfofervidus auxilii genomic sequence AGTTTAAAGATAGGAAGGGAGAAATAGCTTATGGTATTGTTCAACGTCTAGATAAAGAAGGAATAATTGTCAACTTAGGTAAAACAGAAGCACTTTTACCTTGGGAAGAGATTATACCTGGTAAAGATAATTTTAAAAGAGGTGATAGATTAAGGGCATATATTTTAGATGTAAAGAAAGAAAGCCGTGTAGCTCAAGTTATTCTTTCTCGTACCCATCCTGCTTTTCTTATTGCCCTTTTTACTTTAGAAGTACCAGAAATTGCAGAAGGGATAGTTAAAATTATCAGTGCTGCTCGTGAACCAGGAAGCCGTGCAAAAATTGCTGTTGTATCTCAGGACATGGATGTAGATCCGGTAGGGGCTTGTGTTGGGCTTCGAGGTTCAAGAGTGCAAAATGTAGTGAGGGAGTTAAAAGGAGAAAAAATAGATATTGTACTTTGGGATCCTGATCCAGTAAAATTTATTTGTAATGCATTAGCTCCGGCAAAGGTATTAAAAGTTATAATGGATAAAGAAGAACAAAGTATGGAAATTATTGTACCAGATGATCAACTTTCATTGGCTATTGGTCGGGGAGGACAGAATGTAAGATTAGCTTCAAAATTAACAGGTTGGAAACTAGATGTACGTAGCAAAAGTCATTATGAAGAAATTGA encodes the following:
- the nusA gene encoding transcription termination factor NusA, whose protein sequence is MAAELKRIIEQVTKDKGIEKSFLIKTVEEAIRSAARKKYGHQADIEVAYNEETGEVDVYLFKTVVKDLTDTMKEITLEEARKFDPEVDIGDSIGIKLNTSEFGRIAAQAAKQVILQRMKEAEREIIYEEFKDRKGEIAYGIVQRLDKEGIIVNLGKTEALLPWEEIIPGKDNFKRGDRLRAYILDVKKESRVAQVILSRTHPAFLIALFTLEVPEIAEGIVKIISAAREPGSRAKIAVVSQDMDVDPVGACVGLRGSRVQNVVRELKGEKIDIVLWDPDPVKFICNALAPAKVLKVIMDKEEQSMEIIVPDDQLSLAIGRGGQNVRLASKLTGWKLDVRSKSHYEEIERLRYETLLKVEGVTKEIADLLTQNEIRSAEELAQCSVDELKEIGFDEKKAKSLIMAAQRFMSEETGEKQGGEE